The nucleotide window CCCACGATGCTCCGCACCGATATGGGCGGCCGCGAGGCGTAGCTGAACGGGTAGCTGAACGCGTGCACCAGCTTGGTGAACGGCAGGTACGCGAAGAAGGTGAGCGCCAGGACCATGTGGGTCTTCACGAGCAACGGGGCGCCCGCGATGAGCGCGGCATCAGGCTGGAAGGTGAAGATGCCCGCGAACCAGGGGCCCACGTCGAACGACGCGCCGAACGCCAGCTTCACGGCCGACTGGTACAGCCCGATCGCCGTGATGGCGATCAGGAAGAGCAGCACGATCAGGTCCTCGCGGGTGCTCATGGCCGTGAGCTGCGCTGAAGAGAGCCGGCGCACGAACGCCCAGGTGACGCCGTAGAGCAGCAGGATGCCGCCGAACATGCCGACCCAGCGGAAGAATTCCACCCAGTCGCGCATGCCCGTCGCCCCGCCGATGAAGCCCGCGACGTGGCCGATCAGCAGGATGAAGAAGCCCCAGTGCAGGCACAGGACCGCCGGGCCGATCGAGGCGCGGCCGAAGAAGCCCGAGGAGCGCGTGGTCCACATGAGGTCGCCTCGCACGCTCCAGTCCAGCTTGCCCCGGAATGCGGTCTTGGCCCCGGTGAAGGCGCGGTACAGCGACCCGCCCACGAAGAGCAGGAGCGTGATGTACGGCAGGGCGACGAAGAAGAAGTTTTCAAGCACCGGCAACCTCCTCGATTGATTCTTTCGCCAGCGACAGATCGAGCTTGAGGATGCGTTCCAGCGCGTCCATCAGCAGCACGTAGGGCGTGTCGAGTTCGGCGAGCCGATTTCGCACGGGCGGCAAGTAAGGCAGGATGTACTCGGCCAGGAGCTTTTCCCGGATGGGATCGTCCTTCTCGACCGCGAATGCGAGGAATTCCAGCAGCAGCGGCAGGTAGTCCGGGAGCTCGCGGCCGTTGGGCGAGAGGCCGAAATGTCCGTAGATGCCCAGGAGTTCGCCCATGTAGCCGTTGCGATCCGACACGCCGGCCTTCGCGCAGCTCCGCGGCTCCTCGAACGTGTGGCTGCCCAGGTAGAGCGCGCACCTGGGATCGAGCTCGAAGAGCTCGACGTAGGCATCCTCGTCGATCGGTGTCTCGAGGAACCGCACCAGGAGCGCCGCCGCATCGGGATCCAGGCGCCGTACCGCCTCGCTGGCGGCGCGGGCCGTGGCGACGAGATCGGGCGACTCGGCGTCGCGGGGGCTGCACCACAGCTCGGCCAGCGCCGCGTAGGCGATCCGGAGGGTCTCGACGTCCGCGGGCAGCCGCGGCATGGTCCCCGCCGGCGGGGGAAGCGTCGTCTCACTCATATGCCTTCTCCGGCGTGTGGTGCGACGCGAAGTAGCTCTTGCGCCGCTTCATGGCCGTCCACGGGCCCATCGCCGTGAAGCCGGCGAACCCGCGCTCGGTGTAGGGGCTGATGTCGGCCTTCTCGCGCTTGGTCGTGGGGATCACGAACCGTTCGTTGTAGAAGGCGTGCGAGAGGGCCCGCACGATGCCGATGGCGTCCTCCTCGGTGAGGCCGACGCGCTGGAGCATCGAGGTGTCGGGCTTGCCGTCCACCCGCTTGCTCCGCTCGTAATGGCGCACGGCAAGCTGGCGTCGCAACGATTTCTTGACCTCGTC belongs to Candidatus Tanganyikabacteria bacterium and includes:
- a CDS encoding respiratory nitrate reductase subunit gamma, yielding MLENFFFVALPYITLLLFVGGSLYRAFTGAKTAFRGKLDWSVRGDLMWTTRSSGFFGRASIGPAVLCLHWGFFILLIGHVAGFIGGATGMRDWVEFFRWVGMFGGILLLYGVTWAFVRRLSSAQLTAMSTREDLIVLLFLIAITAIGLYQSAVKLAFGASFDVGPWFAGIFTFQPDAALIAGAPLLVKTHMVLALTFFAYLPFTKLVHAFSYPFSYASRPPISVRSIVGLKH